The genomic stretch cgagagtcAGTCACCAACAAAATACACAGGGAGGGCAGTGGCAGACACTGCCCGCGCGTTTCTGAACTTTTTCTTTGCctcggaagaagaagaaaacccgCTCCACGAACCAGAGGTATGCAGCCTACGAGATCGAACGAATACGCCGCCCGTGGCGTGGTGGATCAATGTCTGTCTGCCCGGTGCTTCTTCAGCCCTGTGTCTCTATCGGCGACATCATcgccgagaaccggcgcttctggATGCGCGGGGGGAGGTGCTTGTTGTACCTCTTGGGCCCGACAGTCCACGGCAGGAACACGCCGGTGCCGCCGCGCCCCATCCTCTTGTTGATGTTGCTTGAGGGCGCCATCACCATTGGCCTCGCCGGCGCGACCATCATCATGGGCGCCGCGCGCACGGCCATTCCCCACGCTGGGGCGAGCATGGCCTGCGGCGCAGGACCGTAGCCAATGATGGCCCCGTTCCCTCCGTGGGGCTGTTTCTGCATGCCAGCGGCCGCCGCGGTCGGCGGAGGCtgccagagcgtcatggcctttGTGGGCGACGGGAGCGGGCTGAGGTCCACCGGCGTCGATGGCCTCACCCTCACGAAGGTGATGCTCACGCGTCTGTTGGACGACGGGCACACGACGTGGCGTGCCATGTCCGCGCTGTTCCCTCGCATCACAAGAAGTGATCTGCAAAGATCATCAATAATAGTAAGCTCTAGTAACAGCTGAATGTTTTCTTTGACTAGATGAAACTGTAAGAGCAAAAATTCAGGATGATGTGGATTGCCACTGCCATTAAGTTAAGTGGTAAGCAGAAGTATTCGTGACCATCGCTGagaaaaaatgaaaattttgaatttaagCATTTTTCGGGCATTTTCTGCAAATTTTCTTCAGTTTGAAGATTTTTTCAGTTACCAAAGCCTTGGTGTTTAAGCGTACATACCCATGCTTCAACGAGAGTGTCAGGGGTCCCTTGTAGTTGCCATTGTTGTCGGTGACAAGTGACCTTCCAAATGCCATTGAGGTCTCAGACAGCAGTAGAGTGGAAATGGGGTTGTCCAGATGGGGAGGCTTGAAGTAGGGCTGCGAGTGTTCATCCTGTGAAACAATTTCACGAACTGTCAGAGACCAACAACTGGACAAGTTTCAGACAATTGAACTCTCGATGCCAACAACTAGTACTAGATTTTTACTGCAGTAACATCATAGTAGTTCATATAAAATGGGGTTTGTCTTTGTTCCAGAAAGACAGAAAAGGGCTTGTGCCACCCTCAAGTTTTTTCACTTTTCCCCACCCGTGACTTCTACCATGAGCTTGCAAAAGCTGCATAGTATTACACTTCAGGAGGAGCACTGATTTGGGCGTATCTCATTGTAAGGACCACAAATATTGAATATGGATAGTTGGCCCTAAAAGAACTCACCAGTTGTAATCTCCAAAATCAGTTTGCTATTTGTATACACAAGTGGCTAGTTTTAAAGGGGAAGAGAAGTGTGTAAAGACTCTCAGTTCTGGCTCGAATTGGACAACAAATCTCACGACAGTAGCAGAAGCAAAAGCTCATTTGGTTTCATTTAGTTATGTGTATTCTATAATTaaacaacagcagcacaacaacacctacctcatcgaAGAAATTGATGATGACACTGTTTGGTTTCCTGCTTTCTGGTATTAAGCGCCAAAGAACAAGGTGGTCAATGACAGCCTGCAGGACAACTGGGATTGGTTCTATGTGACCTGCACACAAGGCGAAGCCAAGACAGGTGTAAGTTACGACATCAATCACTAGGGCCTCTCATTGTCTGGAGATGGGATATTCATGCAAATATCCAACACCGAAAAGAATATTCTTGCAACTGTATGTATGTTCAAGAGACGTAGTATGGGCTGCAGTTTGCCTGGACATACAATTGCTCTCCTCTGTGGTGTGTTGGAATAAAGGGACACCGAGCTGAATGATCTCCCTCTTGTTCCCCTTGATCTGCTTGTTGAAGAATATGAATGTTTCACCTAAATTTTGAAACTAGAGAATTAGCATCAAAATGGTCAAGGCAACATCACAAGGGCAAACATGCCAACAGGAAATGAAATTTCAAGAGACAAGTTAGCCGAGCGCCCATAAGAAAGCTAGCCGGGAAATTCTGTCATTTAGTCAAGTTCAGTCAGTTTACTTGCCTGTTATAAAAAAAATGGCCAAAACCCTATACAACCATACCAAGGTTGTGAGCTCTATATCAAACCTTAACACTGAATAATACTCAATAATTAAACAAGGCTGGCAGGTTGAGGTCTTACATGAGTCAGCATGCACAGCTTTGTGTGCAATGCCCTTGTATTTCCTAGATTAGGATGACAATACGTCAAAAGCGGCCAGGTATTGAAATCAGTACGTTGATGACTTTTTCTTCTAAaattcaagtttgcatttcctagATTAGGATGACCGGCAATGTTCTATGTAACAATAATAACTAATGTAGCCTACAACCTGCTAGCCTATATATGGAGACAATTGCTATGAACTACAACCTGTAGATACTGAGTCAGTTAGCACAGAAGTATATCAGACAAAACCATCACCCCCAACAGAAAAAAGCAGTAGTGCCCGAACTAGGACCACAATTAGGTGCTATCAGCTGTAAGGAATATCTGGTATCTCGAAAGCATCAACTGGATAATATCAGAGGTTAGTTGTGGTCTTGTGGACACAACAGAAGTAACCAGAAAGGAATGGACACCAGAAAAAGCAGGAAAATAAATAGCAGCTGACAAAACAAATGCGCGAATGCTgattttttgaacatttcaaGAAGGAAGAAGCGCCAGAGCAACAGCACACAACTTACCTGAAAGCTCTCCATTTCTGCCAGCCTGACGAATTCCATTGATGAAGTCAGCAACCTTCACGAGCTCGGATGTGGTGAACACATCCTCATATATCTTCAAGCCCTTGACAACGTTAACCTGATAACACAAGGTTATAAACATCTGTTAGAAAACAGGGCCTTCACAAAGAGGTGTTATGAAATGGTAGATCAGTGGAAGTGCTACTACTTCCTACAGCATCTCTAGTTCTTCCAATACAGAAAGTTTGCCGAGTGGTGTAAAGATGGAACTCGCCATGTGCCCCTTgacggactccttggccatgaagCCCTTCTGGATCTTGATCCTCTCGGGGCGGGCGATGCAGTCCTCGTGGTCGGAGCAGATAGGGTAGCTCTCTGGTAGGCTGCCTTGCGATCCTTGATCGGTGTTATCTGCTGAGCAATATAGAATCTCAGAGAGGGTTCGGAGCATTTGCATAACTATGCATTTCGACTAGTGTGAGTGCAAAAGGGACGCAAAATGTTTTGAAGTGTTCTATCGTTCTTCAGGGAAAAAAAACTACGGCTTCAGCAAATGCAGTAAATAAATACAGAGGGATTGTGTCATTAGTAAAATTCGGTTCTCGTTGGCCCATCTTTTAGCTCGCAATAAGAAACACATTTACAAGAAGCAGGTGTGGCATGAAAGGGTGTTCACAAAACGAGAAATGAGGCTAGCATGGTAGGTCATCACCAACAGGTTTTGGACAGGAGATTCTGTAAGAAAAAATTATAAAATACGAGATGTATTTCGTCTGAGCTTTTCTGGAACGGCACAATCTGATCTTCACCTACCGCTAAGGTTCGTTAGTGGGCACAGTCACGCGGCAACCAAGGGTCCAGCCGATCACCCATTTTTTGAAGATTCAAACGTTTACAAAATCAAAGCATGGTGCGGTTTCATTATTAGATCTTCCGAGATCCCCATCATAGCACAGGAGGAAACGTCCTCGACCCCAAGCTGTAGTCTACTCCGTGTCATTTTCTACGCGTTACGGCCTACGGCGTGCAGGAAAAGAGGGGTCGCCTTTGGTGATAACGCAATAACGGAAGACGGGGTATAGACAGGGAGATTCCCTGAAGCCGAATGTACATGGACATTAGCACAGTATAGCATAAGTGTGGGGGCAGGGAGAGCACCAAGCACCAAGCTGCAAGCAGGGACCAATATGTGCTCAATTAttgcgagaagaagaaaaaggcatcGAGATCGTGATGTTAGACCATTCTATGCATTGCAAGACCTTTGCCTCCATTCGCAATTGTCAATCATACTATCCTAGGCACATGAAGAACACAAGATTTTCTTTTCCACTCGATCTTTTGAAAGGTAGCGGTCTCTCAGTCGTTAGTTTTGAAGAGATGGCGGAAAATCTTGTACGGAGTAGAATAAAGTCTAGCTTCGAGAGATCGGTGACGGCTGTTAAGCTGAATTTTCAATTCAAAATCGCGTAGGGTTTTTTCATGATATAATCACGTGCGTAACACGTCGAACTGTTTCTGAACAAACACCTACCCCTGCGTGTGCCCCGCAGGCGGCTGGCTGAAGACTGAGGCGAAGCAGCCCCGGCCCCATGATGCACACTGATTTCCACAATGATGGAGACAAGTAGGGGTGTTTCGAGAAGGAGGGCGGCCAGATGGTCCAGGTGGACTGTTCTTGGTCCCACCAGCCAGGCAGAAGGCCAACCACGTGTACAGCTCACCGGGAACGAGCACGCTCCGATCGGAACGGCACTGCCAGATCCAGCCTCGGCTGCCGGAGATTGTGGCTTCTGGAACCAGATCGATCAGGGTCCAGCCGAGTGGCCGTCCGACACGTGCAGCACGGGCCGTGGGGGAGAGAATTTAATTTTGCACGGCGGTGGTCATGTGGGTCCATTTACTTCCATTTGATGGCGATCAGACGGGTCGTCGCGGCGAGGTGGCAGTCGACCGCCGGGCTCCACGTCGCTACGCAGGCAGCCTGACTGGACTGACGCGCACGCTCCTCCTCATGAGACCCACGCCAGCACGAGGAGGCTTGATCGCTTGCCACGCTTCCGGGCGCAGGGCATGTCTCCCCAAAGTCCTGTACCAGGGAGCACTGATGTACAAAAGACTCGTGACTTGGAGAAGATTTGACCATTCCCTTGAACTTTATTAGGTTGGTCTTGGTGTTTACCCCTAGAATCACACTATAACAGCTCACCATGTGTCATTTTTGGGAAAAAAAATTGCCTTGCAAGAGAAAAATGGAAAAGTCACGCCACctgatttttttcttcttctgcaaGACAGCCAAGGAAATGATATCTCCCGGTCAATTTTGCAGTTTACAAACTTGAAAATCACTTGCGTCGCTCTCCGAGAGAATCGGCAGTGAGCTCGCTAGGCAACGATTAGGAAACCTTCCTTCTTGAACCCATGGTAGTTGAGAGATGATATATTTCAATTGCAATAAATAAAAATGTCAACTCTCACCCCGTCACACGTACGTTGCACGGCGCAAAGGTGCCTCAGGTGGCTAGGTGTCGTCAACCAAGCTCCAAGACAGAGATGACAACATAATTTTTCTATTTCCACGGTACTGCTTTATAATTTGTCTCCCGATATAAAGCAGGTCTGATTGTTTTCTTGGTTTGCTGCACATCAATGAGTGCATCCTTAAATtttgttctccaccgccaccatgTCGAAAAGCCAAGCATGATAAATTGATAACTCGTCAATCTAGCCCGAAGATGAAGATGGCAAACCATCCCCACATCACTACGTGGAACCCCAAAAGTCAAATTAGCACGGCTCCAAAGCAGAGAGCGTTCCTTGAGGGTTGGTGCCATCGCTAGGAGGAGGCGCAGGTTTTGTCCACACCGTACCTCGCCAAATCCCGTGAGAGCGTGAGACCCCCGGCGCACATGCTCACCAGATTCACCTGAAATACTCTACTCGGAAAATACAGACTGCACAGCGTATCATCGCTGGTGCAGCAGATGGAGGAACCCCACGGCAGGCAGGCAGGCTGTACCAGGCTACAAAGCAGAAGGACGATGCCCTCGATGCTGCGCCGCCGCGAGCGAGCGAGAAGGACGAGGCCACGGGCGCGCCAAACTGCCCGTCACGGCGCGGCGCCTTCTGCGCCACCCGCCCGATAATAATTAATCAACGTTGATTGATTGATTAATTAATAATCGGTAAAGTGGCCGCGGTAAAGTGAGCATGAGGTAATTACCGGTTGGCCGGTAGCGGCCGTACTGGGCAGTCCTTTCCACGGGACCAACCAAAAGGGTGGCCGAGGGCGCGTGCACTGCAGCCGAACCTAACAGAAAACATAAAGCTCTGCCTCAGAGAGGGAAAGCCCGTAGGGTTTTACGGCCTCCCCGTGAtcccgttccgccgccgccggcaccggcggCCGGGATTCACCGGCCGAGCCTGCCTCCGCCGTCAGATATGCTAATCACTCCGTCTGCCTTGGGTGGGACTGCACGGAAATAATTGGCGCTCTCGCAGGTTTTTCACCCTAACCACCAGACCATAGTGGAGCCCCGCGCGCCGGTTCCACGAACCGGCACAGCACGTTAACATGCATTAACCTGGCCGCGCGTTCGCTTTAGCAACAGTTGCTGCAGGGTAGTACCATTAAATAAGGCGTGATTTTGAAGTCTAATTCGGTCCCTTTTTGGGTTAGGCTAGGCCACGATAAAACAGGGGATATTTTTAAAAGTGGGAAAGCTTGCGGAGAAATCCATGGAAGGCAGGTGGCGACCGGATCCAACGTTTGCCGAAAACGGAGATCGGTTCGACACTTCCACGACAGATGAACCAACGGAAGAAACACGTCCGGTTTGGTGAAATTGAAATTCGAATGTGGACGGACGACGAAAAAGGGAATTTCTGGAGGACGAGGAAATTATAGTACTCCAGAAATAATATGTGTGCGCGAGgattaataaaaaaataaaaaaatagggaTGGTTGTACTTACGGCCGTCTGGGACGGCGTCGTCTTCCGTGGAGGCCGCCTTCCGCTCCGACGAATCTCCCGAGGAATCCTCGCCGTCCAGCTCCTGCTCCGCGTCCACGGCGAGGACGGCGTCGGCGTCCTCCTCAGGCTGCACCTCCTCCTCCGCAGCCGCCTCGACCTGCGGCACAGGCTCGTGCACGTGCTCCGGCACGGGCGCAGCTGGCGCCGCCTCGGTGACGACGGCGGCGATGGGCTCGTCCATCATGGGCTCCTGGATCACCGTGGACGCGGCCTCCTCGTCGGAGCAGcacgctgctgccgcggccgctgCGACGGCGCGGGCGTCGGCTACgcggcggagctcggcggcgACGTCGTTGACGGAGTAGAACTTCTGCATGTGGAGGACGGGGAACCAgttgaggcggcggcggtggagggccgCGAACACGGCGTCGTactcggccgcggcggcggcgccgccgatctGCGCCAGGTGGCCGCAGAGCGCGTCGATgacggcgttggcggcggcgaaCTCGCCGCGGTACCACCCGATCACGGCGTCGCGCGCGGCCACCTGATCCGGCGCCGCCACGGGGGACCCCGGGGACCCGGCCGGCGAAGTGGTCATCGCTCCGGCGATCGCCAGAGTGCCAGCAGCAGCCCCACCCGAGTGACCACAGCTAGTTACCACCAATATCTCCCTCGATCTCCTTGCACGACCGTTCACGGCCCCTCGATGTATATCTGCCAATGATATCTCGAAGCTTTTGTAATGGCGTGGAGGACCCTGTTCTAAATCGGAGAGGACGGTGTGAGGAGCGCTTCTCTCTcggggcctataaatacccccggaGAAGAAGCGGCCCAGGGTACCCGTAGCCAACAGCGCCCCAGGCGACGCCTGACGTGGCACCATGGACTGCCTTCGCCTAGCGGGTACGGGCGCAGATCCGACAGGCTTGGTGCCATGGCAGTAGTTAGTTCGTTAGTTATTAAGGTCAGCCTCGCTTTATTCCACATCGACCCGGCCTACGGGGGCGCGTGTGGACCGCGCGCTGCGCCACAGCCCACAGAGATCAGAGGATGGGCTGCGCGATTCGGCGCACCGGGGACGTCACTCACGGCGGCCTCGGGACGAGCGGCGACGGCGTGCGCCTGGTCTTCGGCTCCCGGCCATGGACCGGCTGGCTGGCGACCACGCGCCATCCCGGCCACATCAATGTTCTGTTGTTTGTTCAAGTTTGTGCAAGACATGATTGGGATACGGGAGATTTTCGTGTATGGGGTGGACACGCGCTGTACTAATGTGTGCAGCGTAAGTAATTAGGGCCCCTTTTTGGAAGGTAGTTGATTTTTTCGAATGAACACCCAGCTGTCTGTTTAAACTCCTGCAGAAACCGAGCgtcctcaatttcttctttccTTTTGAGGGTGGCAAAGAGTTTTATGGAGCCAGCAATGAACATTATGGGATGCCGTCTTACCACCGAAAGAGCAATGTAAATTCTTTGAGTGTTATTACAAGAGAGAAGGCAACGAAGGTCACGCTATCTTGATGACGATCGAGGATGATGGCATGGTGCCTAGGAGATCACCATGATATCATTTGCACAACATGCCATGGCACCTAAGTTTTTTTACGAATGCGTCTAAGGGTTCACTATATGATCTCAATTGCATAcatgtgattttttttatttaatttaaccGCCACATTGATATGTGCATTACTTGCTAGAGAGGACCAGAAAGAACAATCAATAATGTATCGCTACGTGAAGCCGGTTCGTACGGAGGTACGGGAAAGTTACGACAAGAAGATCATAACCGACGAAAAAACTCAAACCCCACCGCCAGCCTTCTATTCTCGTGCTAGTACAAGGAAGAAGCCAAGATCTATATCGAGAGtgcgttttttttcttttcgatgTTGGGTTTCTGCTCCTAGCTAATACGATAGTTTTCTTTATAAGGGAGCAGAGAGTTTTAGGTCGTCCACATCTAAAATTGTAAGGAACCATCTTCTAGTACAATTGTCGTgtaattcttttcacaaggtagaacttagaATTGCACTCTCTTGGGGATGAGATGATGCCATAGAGCACAAAGGATGACTGTGATCTCTCTACTGTATATTCTTTAACTGCTAGAAGTGTCGCGTAACTTTTTTTCACAAGTAAGAACTTAAAATTGCACTCTCTTAGGGATGGGATGATGCCATAGAGCACAAAGGATGACTATGATCTCAATTATAAAACATGTAATGTCTCCATAAGTGAACTCTTATATAATTTAACCACCACACTAGTGTATATGCATTAACTGCTAGAAGAGACAAACAAATATCATAATGAACATTATATTTATGCATGAAGTCGATCCGTATAGAAAGTACCGTCACGTTACTACAAGATAAAGATCGACGACAACAAATCAATGCATGAAGTCGGTCCGTATAGAAAGTACATAAAAAGTTAAGACAAGAGAAACCTAGACGACAAAAATATCTAGCTCATGCAGTAGATTCCCCTTGTCTTATAGTAGAAGAGCCATGTAAATTCTTTGCGAGTCAGAAGAAATAAAGCAGCGAAGACTTCACTCTCTTGAGGATGAGATGATGTCATCACCCAAGAGATCAATGTGATTTCAATTTTGTAGCATGCCTTCTCTTTATAATATGATTTATTATTTAATGTTATCGCCACACTAATATGTGCATTAACTTCTAGAGAGAACTCAAAAGAAAAATCAGTAACGTATAGCGGCCGTTCTCGTGCTAGTACAAGGTAGAAACCACAGATCCACATCTagagtttacttgtttcttttatgTTAGGTTTGTGCTCCTAGTACGGTTATTTTGTTTTTAGGACAACCAAGTTTTCGGTAGTCCACAATGGACATCGTAGGGAACCATCTCCTAATAGAAGTGCCATGTCATTTTTTTGAAATGTTAGAACTCAAAATTGCACTCTCTTGGGGATGAGATGATGTCATAGTGCCCAAAGGATCAGTATGTGCTCAATTATAAAACATGTAATGTATGCATATGTGAATTCTTATTTAACTTAATCAACATGCCAGTGTATTTGCATTAACTGCTAGGACATACGAACAAGTATAGTGAAGAATATATTTACGACATGAAGTCCGTTTGTATGGAAAGTACATACAAGTCACGGCAAAGGAAATCTATACGATGGAAAATCATAACCAATGACATATAAATATGCATGATATCGGTCCGTACAGAAAGTACATAAAAAGTTAAGAAAAGGGAACCGTAGATGACACAAATACCTAGCTCATGTAGTAGATTCCCCTTGTCTCTCTCCGGGGTGATATGATGTCATCTAGCCCAAGAAGTCAATGTGATCTGAATTCTGTATATGTGATCTCATATTTAATTTAGTCACCACACAAGAAAACCTAGCTAACAGAAAAACTAAACTCCTACCAAAAattcttcttcgtctccggcaGCCATTTTGGTGCATGGGGACAAGACAAGGAACAAATCTACTTCTAGAGTGCAATTCTCTTCTTCCATGTTAGGTATATTTTTTCGGAGTGAGGTTTTTATCTCTTAAAGATAGTAAAGATTTTTCTTAGGTAGCCACAGTGGATATTATAAGATCCCATCTTCTAATAAAAGTGCCATGCAATTTTGTGAAAAGTTAGAAGTAACAATTAACTCTCTTGGAGATGAAATGGTGTCATTGAGCACAAGGGATGACTATGATCTCAATTATAGAACATGTATTGCCTGCACATGTGGATTCTTATTTAATTTAATCACCACAGTAGTATATATTCATTAATTGTGAGGAGAGACAAACAAATATCATAATCAACAACATATTGTGCATGAAGTCATTTTGTGCGGAAAGTATGTGGAAGTCATGACAAGAGAAAGTTGGACGATAGATTTATTTGGTCTCCGGAAGTCAATGCCCCTCGTATCCAATGATCATTCTCATCCCATGACATAGTGAAAATCACGAATCTACGCCTAGATTGCAATTATTTTCTTCTATATTACAGTTGCGTGTATAGAGCGGTATACATGTAAAATGTTGCCATGAAATCTGTAATTTATTATGTCATATTCCTTCATGTTTGCATTATAACAGAGGTTCCACCATGGTTTTACATTGACTTATAGGATTTCCCACGAAATCCCAATATTTTTTATTTAACTTTGCAGAACAGAAAATCATTCTTTTGTGTATTTTGGACTTGTAGGAACCTTCCAAATCTCAAACAGAGTGGTACTTTTTGCCAAGCCAATATTGTGAAAGGACGAAGAATTCGTGCAGAAGGAGGTCACCAGGAGGGAACCGAGGCATCGAGTAGGCCCCATGGCGTGTCCAAAACGTCCCGTCGCACCATGGGGGGTCCCAGTGCCTCATTGATCGGTTTTTTCCTTGGTTTTCACACTCGCTGATGCAGCTTGAACTTAAATCATCTCTCCATATACCCATTATCGCGGTCTCACAAGGATGTGGCCGTAAAAAGAGAAGCCACAAAAAATAGATAGAATCTGCGAAGATTGGAGGGAAAACGTCAATAGACTCGCCCCCAGCCTCCCCGATACTCCTCTGCCTCCATCAAGATCATGCTCATGGTATCCATAATTAAGAgggaataaaaaaaatgaaaccgtgtctaggaggaactagacactttttgatatagtagaagcgggacttggcgtgacaattccaaaattcgtccctgacaggaatcgaactccggtcgttggaGTGCGCcattgcgaccccaaccactgggctaagcccacgtcgtcatAATTAAGAGGGAATAGTCCACCCCTAGACTATTGGTATGCACTTCATTGATTTAGAACTACATGAGCTGCCATGCATGATTGTGGCCATATGTGTATTTCCCTTTTGGTGGATATTTTGTATATGAGATGAGTTACGAGATGTGAATTTTCATTATGTGCTTGatgtattgatatatgcataTGTTACCACATTCATGTATGCTTGTTGTGACCAAACTATGTATCTAAGAACCCGAGATGGGGATGTGTGTGTTATGTTGAGTAATCTGGTAGTAGTAGTAATTGGATGGTGACAGATATTTGATTGCTACTATATTTTTTATGTTTCTATTTTTGACCTCACTTGGGATATATGAATACTTGTGCTATGTTCGTTTTTGTGACAACTAGATGATCTCGTTAAATCAATGTTGCATATTTTGTTATTCAGTATCATGTCAAATCGGTTACCTAAGGCAATACTTAGTTTAATCTTAAACTTGGTTTATGAAGTTATGTATTATCAATGAAGTATTagtgagatgtgttgcatcatcttaaCATTAGGACATTATACCCATATGTATATGGTATCAATCACTACATTAAGTTTCATTGGCATTACGTTGTTATGTGAAGCTATATTCGTG from Lolium rigidum isolate FL_2022 chromosome 4, APGP_CSIRO_Lrig_0.1, whole genome shotgun sequence encodes the following:
- the LOC124706599 gene encoding RNA demethylase ALKBH10B-like isoform X3, with translation MTTSPAGSPGSPVAAPDQVAARDAVIGWYRGEFAAANAVIDALCGHLAQIGGAAAAAEYDAVFAALHRRRLNWFPVLHMQKFYSVNDVAAELRRVADARAVAAAAAAACCSDEEAASTVIQEPMMDEPIAAVVTEAAPAAPVPEHVHEPVPQVEAAAEEEVQPEEDADADSSGDSSERKAASTEDDAVPDGHNTDQGSQGSLPESYPICSDHEDCIARPERIKIQKGFMAKESVKGHMVNVVKGLKIYEDVFTTSELVKVADFINGIRQAGRNGELSGETFIFFNKQIKGNKREIIQLGVPLFQHTTEESNCHIEPIPVVLQAVIDHLVLWRLIPESRKPNSVIINFFDEDEHSQPYFKPPHLDNPISTLLLSETSMAFGRSLVTDNNGNYKGPLTLSLKHGSLLVMRGNSADMARHVVCPSSNRRVSITFVRVRPSTPVDLSPLPSPTKAMTLWQPPPTAAAAGMQKQPHGGNGAIIGYGPAPQAMLAPAWGMAVRAAPMMMVAPARPMVMAPSSNINKRMGRGGTGVFLPWTVGPKRYNKHLPPRIQKRRFSAMMSPIETQG
- the LOC124706599 gene encoding RNA demethylase ALKBH10B-like isoform X1 translates to MTTSPAGSPGSPVAAPDQVAARDAVIGWYRGEFAAANAVIDALCGHLAQIGGAAAAAEYDAVFAALHRRRLNWFPVLHMQKFYSVNDVAAELRRVADARAVAAAAAAACCSDEEAASTVIQEPMMDEPIAAVVTEAAPAAPVPEHVHEPVPQVEAAAEEEVQPEEDADAVLAVDAEQELDGEDSSGDSSERKAASTEDDAVPDGPDNTDQGSQGSLPESYPICSDHEDCIARPERIKIQKGFMAKESVKGHMVNVVKGLKIYEDVFTTSELVKVADFINGIRQAGRNGELSGETFIFFNKQIKGNKREIIQLGVPLFQHTTEESNCHIEPIPVVLQAVIDHLVLWRLIPESRKPNSVIINFFDEDEHSQPYFKPPHLDNPISTLLLSETSMAFGRSLVTDNNGNYKGPLTLSLKHGSLLVMRGNSADMARHVVCPSSNRRVSITFVRVRPSTPVDLSPLPSPTKAMTLWQPPPTAAAAGMQKQPHGGNGAIIGYGPAPQAMLAPAWGMAVRAAPMMMVAPARPMVMAPSSNINKRMGRGGTGVFLPWTVGPKRYNKHLPPRIQKRRFSAMMSPIETQG
- the LOC124706599 gene encoding RNA demethylase ALKBH10B-like isoform X2, which codes for MTTSPAGSPGSPVAAPDQVAARDAVIGWYRGEFAAANAVIDALCGHLAQIGGAAAAAEYDAVFAALHRRRLNWFPVLHMQKFYSVNDVAAELRRVADARAVAAAAAAACCSDEEAASTVIQEPMMDEPIAAVVTEAAPAAPVPEHVHEPVPQVEAAAEEEVQPEEDADAVLAVDAEQELDGEDSSGDSSERKAASTEDDAVPDGHNTDQGSQGSLPESYPICSDHEDCIARPERIKIQKGFMAKESVKGHMVNVVKGLKIYEDVFTTSELVKVADFINGIRQAGRNGELSGETFIFFNKQIKGNKREIIQLGVPLFQHTTEESNCHIEPIPVVLQAVIDHLVLWRLIPESRKPNSVIINFFDEDEHSQPYFKPPHLDNPISTLLLSETSMAFGRSLVTDNNGNYKGPLTLSLKHGSLLVMRGNSADMARHVVCPSSNRRVSITFVRVRPSTPVDLSPLPSPTKAMTLWQPPPTAAAAGMQKQPHGGNGAIIGYGPAPQAMLAPAWGMAVRAAPMMMVAPARPMVMAPSSNINKRMGRGGTGVFLPWTVGPKRYNKHLPPRIQKRRFSAMMSPIETQG